A genome region from Wielerella bovis includes the following:
- a CDS encoding phage tail tape measure protein, with protein sequence MTDSIIKAGIQISTQVGGGEQIDKLVKSIAETSDETSQLSQEAQKLAQEWQKAQQNTALITHYKTVKSSLADNREEIAHTEQQLRKLDAQMSNGKTKEQQQQFNQLKEKLVQLNQQKRALSENLRQTSIAMNEAGISSKHLANNQKYFADQAQKTEQKLQELNQQAQKTQQIAQSKAILGMDVDDRARKEIVELDKAFADLKRNGGLSQVELARAAQLHAKKVGEIEQSLQRVKPTLGEVAQSVGGLASQATGLTYLAKQAMSFETAMASVKKVTDGTPEQYAKLSSEIKTMAGELGVLPAELAEIAAAGGQANVALEELPKFTRMAAEMAVAFKIPAEQAGDMAAKIGNVFQIPISKVGELMDAVNVLGNNTAAKEAEISNVLMRIGGNAKQFGLVAEEAAALGAAFISLGKAPEVAGTAINALLTKLQTSTEQGADFKNGLQDIGLSAQEMADNIAANPQAALTDFLQRIEQLDKQSRSIVLTKMFGAEYSDDLALLAGSLKTYEDALAHATDKAQTLGAMQEEVNKSLQTTESKINQTKSAMSSAAATVGEALLPVLRFAAEGAGGVANAIDMIASKYPLLAQLAVIFAGGKVAVAAYQLAVKMAGTESVTAMTKTDASVNKVRASLKGAAVDAKIFGMSMQSVHGAVGKLGTGLGGLANNAAMLGAAFVGGFGMGEALYQESEMVRWAGDKIAAVFAGIHSLATTGSLDQYRENFRTYAESEKELAELKRQTALEEQKKAEAAKQASAEQAQQIRALTETYRAQQAQYQGNEQSLRVLTAAGKENGVIAEQLREQNKQLEQQLAKTKDELSSLNANIADTSPLAKNRQALQDLGLSAEQVATGISQAAQKSLDDFKLAAQGFGNDADAMAQIFQAAVKKMDTPEALSELKQSLNEVGQEAGLTAEQINQIAQSAPQAGLGLAQISKPLGEAEAAATALGIELQNAFSGSSPAMQTALSHFTTLRGQLSELAAQGLDTGLIVQQSLSKLTETAQNQADIDALKQAIQGLGQSGALSLQEVERAILATDVRLQELKGTIDPTEAAFKKLGIQSKESLRLAAEETRLAFETVKASGNATSADLKAAFERTADALLASGDANQRAWVESQAAAYNYKVAVDETGKANLQAAEKTVQAAQTQVAAHNQVAQAAQQAAQSVEKSSEKASQSMEQQGKRLSDFATKVDYTLRQTGAYFHMGTAAWQGVLRDVQDMYIGINQAIKQLNDDTENGGNIAMSLAKAEAYAISNAHKLDNVTLNNLNQAIDKAKQKMAQLAQEAANARAAAEKELLSAQGRDDEVARLEQQQKIEQLRKQQAAAQKSGNRDAVQDFEAAIAASNKAFEERLRREAAQREQARLETEQREREKAEQQRQRELEKQQREQERLEQQRQRELEKHISTQSVQVNVQTDFSRLSAAIQKRDDVIADAAAQKLLNELEQSILQQR encoded by the coding sequence ATGACAGATTCAATCATTAAAGCAGGCATACAAATCAGTACCCAAGTGGGTGGAGGCGAACAAATTGACAAACTGGTCAAAAGTATTGCCGAGACATCTGATGAAACCAGTCAGTTAAGCCAAGAAGCGCAAAAATTAGCGCAAGAATGGCAAAAAGCACAGCAAAATACTGCTTTAATCACTCATTACAAAACGGTTAAAAGCAGCTTGGCAGACAATCGTGAAGAAATCGCGCATACAGAGCAGCAATTACGCAAACTGGATGCGCAAATGTCCAATGGGAAAACCAAAGAACAACAACAGCAATTTAATCAATTAAAAGAGAAATTGGTTCAACTCAATCAGCAAAAACGCGCATTGAGTGAGAACCTACGCCAAACCAGCATTGCCATGAATGAGGCAGGCATTTCAAGCAAGCATTTGGCAAACAATCAAAAATATTTTGCCGACCAAGCCCAAAAAACTGAACAAAAACTCCAAGAACTCAATCAACAAGCGCAAAAAACCCAGCAAATCGCCCAATCCAAAGCCATTTTGGGCATGGATGTGGACGACCGCGCTCGCAAAGAAATTGTTGAATTGGATAAAGCCTTTGCCGATTTAAAGCGCAATGGTGGCTTATCACAAGTGGAATTGGCACGTGCTGCGCAATTACACGCAAAAAAAGTGGGCGAAATTGAGCAATCTTTACAGCGTGTTAAGCCCACTTTGGGCGAAGTAGCGCAAAGTGTGGGCGGTTTGGCAAGTCAGGCAACGGGTTTGACCTATCTTGCCAAGCAAGCCATGAGCTTTGAGACGGCGATGGCTTCGGTTAAAAAAGTAACCGATGGCACACCTGAACAATACGCAAAATTATCCAGCGAAATCAAAACAATGGCTGGCGAATTGGGCGTATTACCTGCGGAATTAGCTGAAATTGCTGCCGCTGGTGGTCAAGCCAATGTTGCGCTGGAAGAGTTGCCGAAATTTACCCGAATGGCAGCAGAAATGGCGGTTGCGTTCAAAATCCCAGCCGAACAAGCTGGCGATATGGCAGCCAAAATTGGCAATGTGTTCCAAATTCCGATTAGCAAAGTCGGCGAATTAATGGATGCGGTCAATGTGCTGGGCAATAATACCGCTGCCAAAGAAGCCGAAATTTCCAATGTTTTAATGCGGATTGGTGGCAATGCGAAACAATTTGGCTTGGTGGCGGAAGAGGCAGCTGCATTGGGCGCGGCGTTCATCAGTTTGGGTAAAGCCCCCGAAGTCGCTGGCACGGCAATTAACGCACTTTTGACAAAATTGCAGACTTCTACCGAGCAAGGAGCAGATTTTAAAAATGGCTTGCAAGACATTGGCTTATCTGCGCAAGAAATGGCGGATAATATTGCTGCCAATCCACAGGCTGCACTAACCGATTTCTTGCAACGCATTGAACAGTTAGACAAACAATCGCGCAGTATTGTATTGACGAAAATGTTTGGTGCAGAATACAGTGATGATTTGGCATTGCTTGCAGGCAGCCTGAAAACTTATGAAGATGCGCTCGCCCATGCAACCGATAAAGCCCAAACATTGGGTGCCATGCAAGAAGAAGTCAATAAATCTCTACAAACGACTGAAAGCAAAATCAATCAAACTAAATCTGCCATGTCATCCGCAGCAGCAACGGTGGGCGAAGCATTGTTACCTGTGTTGCGTTTTGCAGCGGAAGGTGCAGGTGGTGTGGCAAATGCGATTGATATGATTGCTAGCAAATATCCATTGTTGGCGCAACTTGCCGTCATTTTTGCAGGTGGCAAAGTAGCGGTAGCAGCCTATCAGTTGGCAGTCAAAATGGCTGGCACGGAAAGTGTTACTGCGATGACCAAAACAGACGCATCTGTCAATAAAGTACGAGCTTCGCTTAAAGGCGCAGCAGTAGATGCCAAAATTTTTGGTATGTCTATGCAATCCGTTCATGGTGCAGTGGGCAAATTAGGGACTGGTTTGGGCGGTTTGGCAAATAATGCAGCCATGTTGGGCGCGGCATTTGTTGGCGGTTTTGGCATGGGTGAAGCCTTGTATCAAGAGTCGGAAATGGTGCGTTGGGCTGGCGATAAAATCGCAGCCGTATTTGCAGGAATACATTCTTTGGCAACAACGGGTTCGTTAGACCAATACCGCGAAAATTTCCGCACTTACGCGGAAAGTGAAAAAGAACTGGCTGAATTGAAACGCCAAACTGCGCTTGAAGAACAGAAAAAAGCCGAAGCCGCCAAACAAGCATCAGCCGAGCAAGCCCAACAAATCCGCGCATTAACCGAAACTTACCGCGCTCAACAAGCGCAATATCAAGGCAATGAACAAAGTCTGCGCGTTTTAACCGCTGCTGGTAAAGAAAACGGTGTGATTGCTGAACAGTTGCGTGAACAAAATAAACAACTGGAACAACAACTTGCCAAAACCAAAGACGAATTAAGCAGCCTGAACGCCAATATTGCCGATACATCGCCTTTGGCAAAAAACCGTCAAGCCTTACAAGATTTGGGTTTATCAGCTGAACAAGTTGCCACAGGTATTTCGCAAGCGGCGCAAAAGTCGTTGGATGATTTTAAGTTGGCAGCACAAGGCTTTGGCAATGATGCAGACGCAATGGCACAAATCTTTCAGGCTGCCGTTAAAAAAATGGACACGCCCGAAGCCTTATCCGAATTAAAACAAAGTCTAAATGAAGTAGGACAAGAAGCAGGTTTAACCGCTGAACAAATCAATCAAATTGCACAATCTGCACCACAAGCAGGTTTGGGTTTGGCACAAATCAGCAAGCCTTTGGGCGAAGCCGAAGCAGCCGCTACTGCTTTGGGCATTGAATTGCAAAATGCATTTTCAGGCAGCAGTCCTGCCATGCAAACCGCGTTAAGTCATTTCACAACTTTGCGCGGTCAGCTTTCTGAATTGGCAGCGCAGGGGTTGGATACTGGTTTGATTGTACAGCAAAGTTTGTCCAAATTAACCGAAACCGCACAAAATCAAGCTGATATTGATGCGCTGAAACAAGCCATTCAGGGTTTGGGTCAATCGGGCGCATTGAGTTTACAAGAAGTAGAACGCGCTATTTTGGCAACCGATGTGCGTTTACAAGAACTCAAAGGCACAATAGACCCGACCGAAGCGGCTTTTAAAAAATTAGGCATTCAAAGCAAAGAAAGTCTGCGTTTGGCAGCCGAAGAAACACGTCTTGCCTTTGAAACTGTGAAAGCAAGTGGCAATGCCACTTCTGCGGATTTAAAAGCTGCATTTGAACGCACCGCCGATGCGCTATTAGCAAGCGGCGATGCCAATCAACGCGCATGGGTAGAAAGTCAAGCCGCTGCCTACAACTACAAGGTTGCGGTAGATGAGACAGGCAAAGCCAATTTACAAGCAGCGGAAAAAACCGTGCAAGCAGCGCAAACCCAAGTGGCGGCGCACAATCAAGTCGCCCAAGCTGCACAGCAAGCGGCGCAAAGTGTTGAAAAAAGCAGCGAGAAAGCCAGTCAAAGCATGGAACAGCAAGGCAAACGCTTGTCTGATTTTGCGACAAAAGTGGACTATACCTTACGCCAAACAGGGGCTTATTTCCACATGGGTACAGCCGCATGGCAAGGTGTTTTGCGCGATGTGCAAGATATGTACATCGGCATCAATCAAGCGATTAAGCAACTGAATGACGATACTGAAAACGGCGGAAACATCGCCATGTCATTGGCAAAAGCCGAAGCCTACGCCATTTCTAATGCACATAAATTGGACAACGTTACATTGAACAACCTCAATCAAGCGATTGATAAAGCCAAACAGAAAATGGCGCAGCTTGCCCAAGAGGCTGCCAATGCACGAGCAGCTGCTGAAAAAGAATTATTGAGCGCGCAAGGACGTGATGATGAAGTAGCACGCTTGGAGCAGCAACAAAAAATTGAACAACTGCGTAAACAGCAAGCCGCTGCACAAAAATCAGGTAACCGTGATGCCGTGCAAGACTTTGAGGCGGCGATTGCGGCAAGCAACAAAGCATTTGAAGAACGATTGCGCCGCGAAGCCGCACAGCGCGAACAAGCGCGTTTGGAAACCGAACAACGTGAACGCGAAAAAGCCGAACAGCAACGTCAGCGCGAGCTTGAAAAGCAGCAACGCGAACAAGAACGCCTTGAACAACAACGTCAGCGTGAATTGGAAAAACACATTTCCACTCAATCGGTTCAAGTCAATGTGCAAACAGATTTCAGTCGTTTAAGTGCGGCGATACAAAAACGCGATGATGTTATTGCCGATGCTGCTGCACAAAAATTGTTAAATGAATTGGAACAGTCCATTTTACAACAACGTTAA
- a CDS encoding IS630 transposase-related protein produces MAYSQDYRQMILEKLNSGYSYRELAAEYGISRSTIQLWKKCIERKPYPKRTNKINDELLRKDVEQFPDDFQRERAVRFNCSQRAIGVALKRLKITQKKDS; encoded by the coding sequence ATGGCTTATTCACAAGATTATCGCCAAATGATTTTAGAAAAATTAAATTCGGGTTACAGCTACCGTGAATTGGCAGCGGAATATGGCATCAGTCGCAGTACCATTCAACTATGGAAAAAATGCATTGAACGTAAACCCTACCCCAAAAGAACCAATAAAATCAATGATGAATTATTGCGAAAAGACGTAGAACAATTTCCTGATGATTTTCAAAGAGAACGCGCTGTTCGCTTTAACTGTTCACAAAGAGCCATTGGTGTGGCACTTAAACGGCTAAAAATCACTCAAAAA